From the Salinimicrobium tongyeongense genome, one window contains:
- a CDS encoding N-acetylglucosamine kinase, with translation MILIADGGSTKCDWILLDSKGEQIMKTRTKGLNPAVFKTEVLHARLEENLDLKQVKDKVERVHFYGAGCGTPKPTALLQSILSTFFSGATEVKVQEDMVAAVYAVTDKPGIVCILGTGSNSCYYDGKSVKTAVDSLGFILMDEASGNYFGKRLIRDYYYKKMPKKIAEVFEKEYDLSSDTIKENIYKKDNPNTYLAHFAEFIFKNERNGYFYQLIAEGMQNFIEHRVLCFKEAQNVPIHFVGSIAYFSQDIIKDSLQPYMLEPGNFVQRPIDGILDYYRKHIIGK, from the coding sequence ATGATATTAATAGCAGACGGAGGCTCCACTAAATGTGACTGGATCTTACTCGATTCGAAAGGGGAGCAAATCATGAAAACACGCACTAAAGGCCTAAACCCCGCAGTGTTCAAAACCGAAGTACTTCATGCAAGGCTGGAGGAAAACCTTGATCTAAAGCAGGTTAAAGATAAAGTAGAAAGAGTACACTTTTACGGGGCAGGATGCGGTACCCCTAAACCCACAGCCCTGTTGCAGTCTATCCTTAGCACATTCTTCTCGGGTGCCACCGAGGTAAAAGTGCAGGAAGACATGGTCGCGGCAGTTTATGCAGTAACCGATAAACCCGGAATTGTTTGTATTCTGGGAACAGGTTCCAACAGCTGTTACTATGACGGTAAATCTGTAAAAACAGCCGTAGATTCCCTCGGATTTATCTTAATGGATGAAGCCAGCGGAAATTACTTTGGAAAAAGACTTATCAGAGATTACTACTACAAGAAAATGCCCAAGAAAATTGCCGAGGTGTTTGAAAAAGAGTATGATTTGTCTTCAGATACCATAAAAGAGAACATTTACAAAAAGGACAATCCCAATACGTATCTCGCCCATTTTGCTGAATTCATCTTCAAAAATGAAAGAAATGGTTATTTCTACCAGCTCATAGCCGAAGGAATGCAGAACTTTATTGAACACAGGGTTCTATGTTTCAAGGAAGCTCAAAATGTGCCAATACATTTTGTAGGATCTATCGCTTATTTTTCCCAGGATATTATCAAGGATTCTTTGCAGCCCTACATGCTTGAGCCGGGTAATTTTGTACAGCGGCCAATAGACGGTATTCTTGATTACTACAGAAAACACATCATAGGGAAATAA
- the gap gene encoding type I glyceraldehyde-3-phosphate dehydrogenase produces MSTKIGINGFGRIGRIAFRIASAREDVEVVAINDLLDVDHLAYLLKYDSVHGKFDGTVEIEGGNLVVNGKTVRITAEKNPEDLKWDQVGAEIVMDCTGIFTTKDTAAKHLTAGAKKVVISAPSKDAPMFVMGVNHEEITADDKVVSNASCTTNCLAPLAKIVDDEFGLVEGLMTTIHATTATQMTVDGPSKKDWRGGRSALINIIPSSTGAAKAVGKVIPKLDGKLTGMAFRVPTADVSVVDLTVRTEKAASYEDIKAAFKKASEGPYKGILSYTEEQVVSQDYVSNAHVCNFDAGAGIALNDNFFKLVAWYDNEYGYSAKLVDLSAHIASLK; encoded by the coding sequence ATGAGTACTAAAATAGGAATAAACGGATTTGGTCGAATTGGAAGAATCGCCTTTAGAATTGCCAGCGCAAGAGAAGACGTGGAAGTTGTGGCAATTAACGACCTGCTTGATGTAGACCATTTAGCGTATCTTTTAAAATATGATTCAGTTCACGGAAAATTTGACGGTACTGTAGAAATCGAAGGAGGAAACCTGGTAGTGAACGGAAAAACCGTTCGTATTACTGCTGAAAAAAATCCTGAAGATCTAAAATGGGACCAGGTTGGAGCCGAGATCGTTATGGATTGTACCGGTATTTTCACCACTAAAGACACAGCTGCAAAACACCTTACTGCAGGTGCCAAAAAAGTGGTTATTTCTGCTCCTTCCAAAGACGCGCCTATGTTTGTAATGGGTGTTAACCACGAAGAGATCACTGCAGATGACAAGGTTGTTTCCAACGCATCATGTACTACCAACTGTCTTGCGCCACTCGCCAAGATCGTAGACGATGAGTTTGGCCTTGTAGAAGGTCTTATGACTACTATTCACGCTACTACAGCTACTCAAATGACAGTAGATGGTCCTTCCAAAAAGGACTGGAGAGGTGGTAGAAGTGCCTTGATTAACATTATCCCCTCTTCTACAGGTGCAGCCAAAGCAGTTGGTAAGGTAATTCCGAAACTTGATGGTAAACTTACAGGGATGGCCTTCAGGGTTCCTACAGCCGATGTTTCTGTGGTAGACCTTACCGTGAGAACAGAAAAAGCAGCTTCTTACGAAGATATTAAAGCAGCATTCAAAAAAGCTTCCGAAGGGCCTTACAAAGGAATCCTTTCTTATACCGAAGAACAGGTAGTTTCTCAGGACTACGTATCTAATGCTCACGTATGTAACTTTGATGCCGGTGCCGGAATTGCCTTAAATGACAACTTCTTTAAGCTGGTTGCATGGTATGACAACGAGTATGGATATTCAGCTAAACTAGTAGACCTGTCTGCTCACATAGCTTCACTTAAGTAA
- the pfkA gene encoding 6-phosphofructokinase — MLENIKKIGVLTSGGDAPGMNAAIRAVTRSCAYYNIECIGIYRGYQGLIEGEFELLTARSVRNIINKGGTFLKSARSQEFRTKEGRAKAFKRLQEAGIDALVVIGGDGTFTGAIHLQEEHNIPIVGIPGTIDNDINGTDYTIGYDTALNTVVDAIDKIRDTASSHDRLFLVEVMGRDAGDIALNSGIGAGAEEILIPEEDMGIDRMMESLMKSRKSGKTSSIIVVAEGEKSGKNIFELAEFIGENLTGYDIRVSVLGHIQRGGAPSCYDRVLASKLGVGAVEAILRGESGVMVGITNKIVTSVDFEVAIKGRRPLDKELRRVLNITTV, encoded by the coding sequence ATGTTAGAGAATATTAAAAAGATCGGGGTTTTAACTTCGGGAGGTGATGCTCCCGGAATGAATGCGGCGATTAGAGCTGTGACCCGAAGTTGTGCTTACTACAATATCGAGTGTATAGGAATTTACAGGGGCTACCAGGGCCTTATAGAAGGTGAGTTTGAATTGCTCACTGCCCGCTCTGTAAGAAACATCATCAATAAAGGCGGGACCTTTCTCAAATCGGCCCGTTCGCAGGAGTTCCGAACCAAAGAAGGTCGTGCAAAGGCTTTTAAAAGGCTTCAGGAAGCCGGAATTGATGCTCTTGTGGTCATTGGGGGAGACGGAACCTTCACCGGTGCCATCCACCTGCAGGAAGAACACAATATCCCCATAGTGGGAATTCCCGGAACTATTGACAACGACATTAACGGTACAGATTATACAATTGGCTATGATACGGCTTTGAACACCGTGGTTGACGCTATTGACAAGATACGCGACACGGCCAGTTCACATGACCGTCTTTTTCTTGTTGAGGTAATGGGCCGTGACGCCGGTGATATCGCCTTGAACAGTGGAATTGGAGCCGGAGCCGAAGAGATCCTTATTCCTGAAGAAGACATGGGGATAGACCGCATGATGGAATCTCTCATGAAAAGCCGAAAAAGTGGCAAAACTTCAAGTATCATCGTAGTAGCCGAAGGTGAAAAAAGCGGAAAGAACATTTTTGAACTTGCCGAATTCATTGGTGAAAACCTTACGGGTTACGACATCCGGGTTTCGGTTTTGGGGCACATCCAAAGAGGGGGGGCACCCAGTTGCTATGACAGGGTACTCGCCAGTAAACTGGGCGTAGGTGCCGTAGAAGCCATTTTAAGGGGAGAAAGTGGAGTAATGGTTGGAATCACCAATAAAATCGTAACCTCGGTAGACTTTGAAGTCGCCATTAAAGGCCGCAGGCCATTAGATAAAGAATTGAGACGGGTGTTAAACATAACTACCGTATAA
- a CDS encoding alpha-amylase family glycosyl hydrolase — MKKISILLLGMISLVSCKNEPEQAATEVKQEQSIAPVDNEAMESAVIYEANIRQYSPEGSFDAFTKDIPQLKDLGVKVIWLMPIYPISEVRRKATNDLSIEDIEDPEEKKKYLGSYYAIADYTEVNPEFGTKEDLDELVQTAHENGMYVILDWVANHTGWDHAWLEENPDFYTQNDKGEPVDPLNPATGESWGWTDVADLNYDNKELWEAMTAEMKYWIDEHNIDGFRADVAGEVPTEFWEQAVPKLQETKPVFMLAESEDKDLFHNAFDMGYNWEGHHLMNQIAQGEATVAAWDEYMKKIDTTYQQDDYLMNFVTNHDENSWNGTVRERMGDASEAMVALTYTIPGMPLIYSGQEYDMDKRLRFFEKDTISKTKGTMWPLLEKLGELKNSNAALSGGKEAADYVRLKTSADEQVLAFERNKAGKKVVYVANLSDKPVDFTLELKSELQPYLGKKEFKKQKNDQYHMTAWEYVILADN; from the coding sequence ATGAAAAAAATATCAATTTTATTGCTGGGAATGATAAGCCTGGTTTCCTGTAAGAATGAACCGGAGCAGGCAGCGACCGAAGTTAAGCAGGAGCAAAGCATTGCACCGGTAGACAACGAAGCCATGGAGAGTGCAGTGATTTATGAAGCCAACATCAGGCAGTATTCCCCAGAGGGAAGTTTTGATGCTTTTACTAAAGATATCCCGCAGTTAAAAGATCTGGGTGTTAAAGTGATATGGCTAATGCCAATTTATCCTATTTCTGAAGTGCGAAGAAAAGCTACAAACGATTTGAGCATAGAAGATATTGAAGACCCCGAAGAAAAAAAGAAATACCTGGGAAGCTACTACGCTATCGCCGATTATACCGAAGTAAACCCTGAATTTGGTACTAAAGAAGACCTTGATGAGCTCGTGCAAACAGCGCATGAGAACGGTATGTACGTGATTCTTGACTGGGTGGCAAACCACACCGGCTGGGACCATGCCTGGCTTGAGGAAAACCCCGATTTCTACACTCAAAATGACAAAGGGGAGCCTGTAGATCCTTTAAACCCCGCTACCGGGGAATCTTGGGGATGGACAGATGTTGCCGATCTTAATTACGACAATAAAGAGCTTTGGGAGGCCATGACCGCCGAAATGAAGTACTGGATAGACGAGCACAATATTGACGGGTTTAGAGCCGATGTTGCCGGAGAAGTACCCACCGAATTCTGGGAGCAGGCAGTGCCTAAACTCCAGGAGACCAAACCGGTATTTATGTTGGCAGAGTCTGAAGACAAAGACCTGTTCCACAATGCATTTGATATGGGATACAACTGGGAGGGCCATCATTTGATGAACCAGATTGCCCAGGGGGAAGCAACTGTGGCAGCCTGGGACGAGTACATGAAAAAAATCGACACTACTTATCAGCAGGATGATTATCTCATGAATTTTGTGACTAACCACGACGAGAATTCCTGGAACGGTACGGTGCGCGAAAGAATGGGGGATGCTTCCGAAGCTATGGTGGCACTTACGTACACTATTCCCGGCATGCCCTTAATTTACAGCGGGCAGGAATACGATATGGATAAGAGGTTAAGGTTCTTTGAAAAAGACACTATCTCCAAAACCAAGGGAACTATGTGGCCACTGCTCGAAAAACTGGGAGAGCTCAAGAACTCAAATGCTGCCCTAAGCGGTGGCAAAGAGGCGGCAGATTATGTGAGGCTTAAAACATCGGCAGATGAGCAGGTTTTGGCTTTTGAAAGGAACAAAGCAGGGAAAAAGGTGGTTTATGTGGCCAACCTTTCAGATAAACCAGTCGATTTTACCCTTGAGCTGAAAAGTGAGCTGCAACCTTATCTTGGAAAAAAAGAGTTTAAGAAGCAGAAAAATGACCAATATCATATGACCGCTTGGGAATATGTAATATTAGCAGATAATTAA
- a CDS encoding glycoside hydrolase family 31 protein, producing MLNSLLKDLSKMAFLNALLLMSFPLFAQNPERIFGEVAKTESGVEVATSDGKYIFRYFTPEIVETAFIPSEEEYTAKSHAVVLEPQAVNFTVSEEKESVIIDSEGLDIVVSKMPFQVTYFFEGEKVISEKTGYTKGEELEKLDFNLTETEVLMGGGARALGMNRRGNRLELYNRAHYGYETKSELLNFTLPVVLSSEKYLLHFDNAPIGFLNLDSNFSNTLSYETIGGRKTYQLVVGKTWENIVGNYTLLTGRQPLPPRWALGNFSSRFGYHSRREVEETIEKFREEEIPVDAVIIDLFWFGHEITGTMGNLEFATDSFPNPEEMMHNLAQDGVKTVLVTEPFILTTSKRWEEAVQNDILAKDSLGNPFTYDFYFGNTGLIDIFEPGAQKWFWKIYEELTQMGVGGWWGDLGEPEVHPEALIHAAGTANEVHNIYGHYWAKLIHEGYENAFLDQRPFILMRAGAAGSQRFGLMPWSGDVNRSWGGLKPQPEISLQMGLQGLAYMHSDLGGFAGDNLNDELYVRWLQYGVFQPVYRPHAQEEVPSEPVFREERTKELSKKAIELRYQLLPYNYTLAFRNSAEGLPLMRPLFFEEPDNFRLYSDAGTYLWGKNFLISPVLRENIKEQQVYFPKGSNWFDFYSGKKYPGGSTATIQLKEEHIPTFVRGGAFIPMAKPMQTTQHFSAEDIELHYFFDREAGETEDILYHDDGESPEALASGDYELLYLKGRTEGGKLHLSVLKKPGKAGKTSEFNETEIIVHNLQSGPKEVLLDGKRIPFEYNNKDCRLIIPVALKQKITNLTIIN from the coding sequence ATGTTAAACTCCCTGCTGAAAGACCTCTCTAAAATGGCATTTTTGAATGCCCTTCTTTTGATGTCTTTCCCTTTATTCGCCCAAAACCCGGAAAGAATTTTCGGGGAAGTGGCGAAAACCGAGTCGGGCGTTGAGGTTGCAACAAGTGACGGCAAATATATCTTCAGGTATTTCACGCCCGAGATCGTTGAAACTGCTTTTATTCCTTCAGAAGAAGAATATACAGCGAAATCACATGCCGTGGTGCTCGAGCCACAGGCGGTTAATTTTACTGTTTCCGAAGAAAAGGAATCCGTTATTATTGATTCTGAAGGTTTGGATATAGTGGTGTCAAAAATGCCATTTCAGGTCACCTATTTTTTTGAAGGGGAAAAGGTGATTTCAGAAAAAACCGGTTATACAAAAGGGGAGGAGCTTGAAAAGTTAGATTTTAACCTCACCGAAACCGAAGTTTTGATGGGCGGTGGCGCCCGTGCCCTGGGGATGAACCGGCGCGGCAACCGGCTGGAGCTGTACAACAGGGCGCATTACGGTTACGAGACCAAAAGTGAGCTGCTCAACTTCACGTTGCCCGTGGTGCTGTCTTCAGAAAAGTACCTTTTGCACTTTGACAATGCGCCCATTGGCTTTCTCAATCTCGACAGTAATTTCAGCAATACTCTAAGCTATGAGACCATTGGCGGGAGAAAGACCTACCAGCTGGTGGTGGGAAAAACCTGGGAAAATATTGTTGGAAATTACACTTTATTGACCGGGAGGCAGCCCTTACCGCCACGCTGGGCACTTGGGAACTTTTCCAGCCGTTTTGGCTATCATTCCCGCAGGGAAGTGGAGGAGACAATTGAGAAATTCAGGGAGGAAGAAATTCCGGTAGATGCCGTGATCATTGACCTCTTCTGGTTTGGGCACGAAATTACCGGGACTATGGGAAACCTCGAATTTGCCACCGATTCTTTTCCCAATCCTGAAGAAATGATGCACAATTTGGCACAGGATGGGGTGAAAACCGTGCTGGTGACCGAACCTTTTATTCTCACCACTTCAAAGCGCTGGGAAGAAGCCGTGCAAAATGATATTTTGGCAAAAGATTCCCTCGGAAATCCCTTTACTTATGACTTTTACTTCGGAAACACCGGTTTAATTGACATTTTTGAGCCCGGGGCACAAAAGTGGTTCTGGAAAATTTATGAAGAGCTCACCCAAATGGGCGTTGGCGGCTGGTGGGGCGACCTGGGAGAACCTGAAGTTCATCCTGAAGCCCTTATACACGCTGCCGGCACCGCCAATGAAGTGCACAATATTTACGGGCATTACTGGGCCAAATTAATACATGAAGGTTATGAAAATGCCTTTTTAGACCAGCGGCCGTTCATTTTAATGCGCGCCGGGGCTGCAGGTTCACAACGCTTTGGGCTAATGCCCTGGTCTGGCGATGTGAACAGGAGCTGGGGCGGCTTAAAACCACAGCCCGAGATCTCGCTGCAAATGGGATTGCAGGGGCTGGCGTACATGCACTCCGATCTCGGCGGATTTGCCGGCGATAACCTGAATGATGAATTATATGTGAGGTGGCTGCAGTACGGGGTTTTTCAGCCGGTGTACCGGCCACACGCCCAGGAAGAAGTGCCTTCAGAACCTGTTTTTAGAGAAGAACGCACCAAAGAACTGTCAAAAAAGGCTATTGAGTTAAGATATCAGTTGCTGCCTTATAATTACACGCTTGCTTTCAGAAACTCTGCGGAAGGCCTGCCGCTTATGCGACCGCTGTTTTTTGAAGAGCCCGATAATTTCAGGCTATATTCGGATGCCGGCACTTATTTGTGGGGAAAGAACTTCTTGATTTCACCTGTACTTCGGGAGAATATTAAGGAACAGCAAGTGTATTTTCCGAAGGGATCTAACTGGTTCGACTTTTATTCGGGGAAGAAATATCCTGGTGGCAGCACAGCTACAATTCAGCTGAAAGAAGAGCATATTCCAACCTTTGTGAGAGGCGGGGCCTTTATTCCCATGGCGAAACCTATGCAAACTACGCAGCATTTTTCCGCAGAAGATATAGAGCTGCATTACTTTTTTGACAGGGAAGCCGGTGAAACTGAAGACATCCTTTATCATGATGATGGAGAATCGCCTGAGGCCCTGGCTTCCGGAGACTACGAGCTGCTTTACTTAAAGGGGCGCACAGAAGGCGGTAAGCTGCACCTGAGTGTTCTAAAAAAACCTGGTAAAGCCGGGAAAACTTCAGAATTTAACGAGACGGAAATTATAGTTCACAACCTGCAATCGGGCCCCAAAGAGGTACTGCTTGACGGGAAGAGGATTCCATTTGAATACAATAATAAGGACTGCAGGCTAATAATTCCTGTGGCTCTTAAACAGAAGATTACAAACCTTACCATTATTAATTAA
- a CDS encoding glycoside hydrolase family 13 protein: MKNYIFLFLFLFGVSVHAQIEKVEPPFWWSGMNRSEIQLMFYGKNIAEYSVSTPSEMIVSNVRKTENPNYLFVTVQTEGLKPATYNIRLSKKGKKSMSYPFELKQREPGSALREGFDASDAIYLIMPDRFANANPANDSHPQLQEKGDRSNPGGRHGGDIEGIIQNLDYLEDLGVTAIWSTPLLEDDDPAYSYHTYAQSDVYKVDPRYGTNEDYRRLATEMEKRDMKLIMDYVTNHWGAEHWMIKDLPTYDWVHQFPGYKNSNYRMTTQFDPHSSKVDTQLNENGWFTSTMPDLNQSNPLVLNYLIQNAIWWIEYSGLDGFRVDTYSYNEKEGIAKWTKAVMDEYPNFNIVGEVWMHDQAQISYWQKDSPVGAIQSFNSHLPAVMDFTLHDAIMVMFNEDDQSWADGMVRAYDNFANDFLYSDIYNLLVFAGNHDTNRINEEFDGDVNKYKLAMTLILTTRGIPQLYYGDEIGMRGDKPAKGDADIRRDFPGGWAGDEQNAFTEAGRTQQQNEYHAFTKKLLNYRKNNEVLHTGRLLQYAPLENVYVYFRYNENDRVMVVINNNPEAQSLDLSRFAEGLAGAVSGKEIISGAQVSLDQNLEVSGKSSLVIELD; the protein is encoded by the coding sequence ATGAAAAATTATATTTTCCTTTTTTTATTCCTGTTTGGCGTATCTGTACATGCCCAGATAGAGAAGGTAGAACCGCCTTTCTGGTGGAGCGGTATGAACCGGTCAGAAATTCAGTTGATGTTCTACGGTAAAAATATTGCTGAATATTCAGTTTCTACTCCTTCAGAAATGATCGTGAGCAATGTGAGAAAGACCGAGAACCCAAACTACCTTTTTGTGACCGTGCAGACTGAAGGTCTTAAGCCTGCTACTTACAACATCAGGTTATCCAAAAAGGGCAAAAAAAGCATGTCTTATCCCTTCGAGCTGAAGCAGCGCGAACCGGGATCGGCTCTCAGGGAAGGTTTTGATGCGTCAGACGCTATTTACCTTATCATGCCCGACAGGTTTGCCAATGCCAATCCGGCGAATGATTCGCATCCGCAACTCCAGGAAAAAGGGGACAGGAGCAATCCCGGCGGCAGGCATGGTGGCGATATAGAAGGTATTATCCAGAATCTCGATTATTTGGAAGATCTTGGGGTTACCGCCATTTGGAGCACGCCTTTGCTTGAAGATGATGACCCTGCTTACTCTTATCACACCTATGCGCAAAGCGACGTTTACAAAGTAGACCCGCGTTACGGAACTAATGAAGATTACCGTCGCCTGGCTACCGAGATGGAAAAGCGCGATATGAAGTTGATCATGGATTATGTGACCAACCACTGGGGCGCAGAGCACTGGATGATCAAGGATTTGCCGACTTACGACTGGGTGCACCAGTTTCCGGGATATAAAAATTCGAATTACCGAATGACCACCCAATTCGATCCCCACAGCTCAAAAGTAGATACCCAATTAAATGAGAACGGCTGGTTCACGTCTACCATGCCCGATCTTAATCAGAGCAACCCGTTGGTGTTGAACTACCTTATCCAAAATGCCATTTGGTGGATAGAATATTCGGGCCTGGACGGGTTTAGGGTAGATACCTATTCTTACAACGAAAAAGAAGGTATTGCCAAATGGACCAAAGCCGTTATGGATGAATATCCGAACTTCAATATTGTAGGAGAGGTTTGGATGCACGACCAGGCGCAGATTTCCTACTGGCAAAAAGATTCTCCGGTGGGGGCAATCCAGAGTTTTAATTCGCACCTGCCGGCGGTAATGGATTTCACCCTTCACGATGCCATAATGGTGATGTTCAACGAAGATGACCAAAGCTGGGCAGATGGAATGGTAAGGGCCTATGATAATTTTGCGAACGACTTCCTTTACAGCGATATCTACAATCTTTTGGTGTTTGCGGGCAACCACGATACCAACAGGATCAATGAAGAATTTGATGGCGATGTAAACAAGTACAAACTTGCCATGACGCTTATTTTGACCACCCGCGGAATTCCGCAGTTGTACTATGGAGATGAGATTGGCATGCGTGGCGACAAGCCTGCAAAAGGAGACGCCGATATTCGCAGGGACTTCCCCGGCGGCTGGGCAGGAGATGAGCAAAACGCCTTTACTGAAGCCGGAAGAACTCAGCAGCAGAATGAATATCACGCTTTTACCAAAAAACTGCTGAATTACCGTAAGAACAACGAGGTGCTGCACACCGGCAGGCTGTTACAGTACGCACCGCTTGAGAATGTCTATGTGTACTTCAGGTATAATGAAAATGACAGGGTGATGGTGGTGATCAACAACAATCCTGAAGCTCAAAGCCTTGATCTTAGCCGTTTTGCTGAAGGTTTGGCTGGCGCAGTTTCAGGAAAGGAAATTATTTCGGGGGCGCAGGTTTCTCTTGATCAAAACCTTGAAGTTTCAGGGAAATCTTCACTTGTAATCGAACTGGATTAA
- a CDS encoding glycoside hydrolase family 65 protein translates to MNQDYIKPNNWSILEEGFDAERVESSESLFSLGNGAMGQRANFEEYYSGSTFQGSYIAGVYYPDKTKVGWWKNGYPEYFAKVLNAPNWIGINVFINGEALDLAACKEVRDFRRELNMKEGWYERSFTAVMPNELEVEVKVIRFLSLKRNELGVINYEVEVKNSDATVVFEPYLDSGITNEDANWEEKFWKTLEVKTNKDKGFITAKTLKTEFHATAFMQSGLYNNGSKLDVEPTEVTFDEKVIFRYSTEARKGEKVALHKFAGYVTDMNHKRDELVQAATSVLNAAVDAGFEKLLDEQKEAWASIWETADIAIQGDVKAQQGIRFNIFQLNQTYLGEDARLNIGPKGFTGEKYGGSTYWDTEAYCIPFYMATKNQSVARNLLTYRYNHLNKAIENAKKLGFSNGAALYPMVTMNGEESHNEWEITFEEIHRNGAMVVAIKRYVDYTGDFGYIPEKGLEVMIAIARFWQQRANYSTKKDKYVILGVTGPNEYENNVNNNWYTNYIAKWCIDYCMESLEKVKNEYASDYERLMAKTALSAEELSDWKEVSEKMYFPYSEEYKVFLQQDNFLDKEIIPVSELAKSQRPINQKWSWDRILRSCYIKQADVLQGFYFFEDQFSKEELEKHFDFYEPLTVHESSLSPCVHSIQAAALGRMEQAYEFYLRTSRLDLDDYNNEVKEGCHITSMAGTWMSIVEGFGGMRVLNGTLSFNPQIPEGWESFSFKLNFRNQILKINVAPGKTSFTLEGDKALEILVKGKPVKVEPSVPVTV, encoded by the coding sequence ATGAATCAGGATTATATAAAACCGAACAACTGGTCAATTCTGGAAGAAGGATTTGATGCAGAGAGAGTAGAGTCTTCAGAAAGTCTTTTTAGCCTTGGAAACGGGGCGATGGGACAAAGGGCAAACTTTGAAGAATATTACTCCGGGAGCACTTTTCAGGGAAGCTACATAGCCGGGGTGTACTACCCCGATAAAACCAAAGTGGGCTGGTGGAAGAACGGGTATCCCGAATATTTCGCCAAAGTTCTGAATGCTCCTAACTGGATAGGGATCAATGTCTTTATCAACGGGGAAGCTTTAGATCTCGCTGCCTGTAAGGAAGTGAGGGATTTCCGAAGGGAATTAAATATGAAAGAAGGCTGGTATGAGCGCAGTTTTACCGCTGTTATGCCAAACGAGCTTGAAGTTGAGGTTAAAGTGATTCGCTTTCTTTCCCTTAAAAGAAATGAACTGGGGGTCATCAATTATGAGGTGGAAGTTAAGAACAGCGACGCCACTGTAGTTTTTGAACCTTACCTTGACAGTGGCATCACCAATGAAGATGCCAACTGGGAAGAGAAATTCTGGAAAACGCTTGAGGTGAAAACCAATAAAGACAAGGGCTTCATTACTGCCAAGACGCTAAAAACAGAATTTCACGCTACCGCATTTATGCAATCGGGCTTGTATAACAACGGCAGTAAGTTAGATGTTGAGCCTACCGAGGTGACCTTTGATGAAAAAGTGATTTTCAGATATTCTACGGAAGCCAGAAAAGGTGAAAAAGTAGCACTTCACAAGTTTGCCGGTTATGTGACCGATATGAACCATAAGCGGGATGAGCTTGTACAGGCTGCCACTTCAGTTCTCAATGCTGCGGTTGATGCCGGCTTTGAAAAATTGCTTGACGAACAAAAAGAAGCCTGGGCTTCGATCTGGGAAACTGCCGATATCGCTATTCAGGGTGATGTTAAGGCCCAGCAGGGTATCAGGTTCAATATCTTCCAGCTTAACCAGACTTATCTGGGGGAAGATGCCCGTCTCAATATTGGTCCCAAAGGTTTTACCGGTGAAAAATACGGCGGCAGTACTTATTGGGATACCGAAGCTTATTGTATTCCGTTTTACATGGCTACCAAAAACCAGTCGGTGGCCAGAAACCTGCTTACCTATAGGTATAACCATCTCAACAAAGCCATCGAAAATGCCAAAAAACTTGGTTTTTCCAACGGAGCGGCCTTGTATCCAATGGTGACCATGAACGGGGAAGAAAGTCATAACGAGTGGGAGATCACTTTTGAAGAGATCCACAGGAATGGGGCTATGGTGGTAGCCATTAAAAGGTATGTAGATTATACCGGTGACTTTGGTTACATCCCCGAAAAAGGGCTCGAAGTGATGATTGCCATTGCAAGGTTCTGGCAGCAGCGGGCAAACTACAGCACCAAAAAGGATAAATATGTGATCCTTGGGGTAACCGGCCCTAATGAATATGAGAACAACGTCAACAATAACTGGTACACCAATTATATTGCAAAATGGTGTATAGATTATTGTATGGAAAGCCTTGAAAAGGTCAAAAATGAATACGCTTCAGATTATGAAAGGCTAATGGCTAAGACCGCCCTTTCGGCTGAAGAGCTTTCAGACTGGAAAGAGGTTTCCGAAAAAATGTATTTCCCTTATTCCGAAGAGTATAAAGTATTCCTGCAACAGGATAATTTTCTTGATAAGGAGATCATTCCGGTATCTGAATTAGCCAAATCCCAGCGGCCTATTAACCAGAAGTGGAGCTGGGACAGGATTTTGCGTTCCTGTTATATCAAACAGGCCGATGTGCTGCAGGGCTTCTACTTTTTTGAAGACCAGTTTTCAAAAGAAGAACTTGAAAAGCATTTCGATTTCTACGAGCCGCTCACCGTTCACGAATCTTCCCTATCGCCCTGCGTGCACAGCATTCAGGCTGCGGCTTTAGGCAGAATGGAGCAGGCTTACGAGTTCTACCTTAGAACTTCAAGGCTTGATCTAGATGATTATAACAACGAGGTGAAAGAAGGCTGCCATATTACCAGTATGGCCGGTACCTGGATGAGTATTGTTGAAGGTTTCGGCGGAATGCGCGTGCTCAACGGAACTCTGTCTTTTAATCCGCAGATCCCTGAAGGCTGGGAGAGTTTCTCTTTCAAGCTCAACTTCAGAAATCAAATCTTAAAAATCAACGTGGCACCGGGCAAAACCAGTTTTACCCTCGAAGGTGATAAAGCTCTCGAGATCCTGGTAAAAGGTAAACCGGTAAAAGTAGAACCCAGTGTGCCTGTCACTGTCTAA